The Pseudoalteromonas sp. DL-6 genome has a window encoding:
- a CDS encoding SidA/IucD/PvdA family monooxygenase yields MDNQPYDFIAIGLGPFNLSLACLSEPLEDVKSLFLEQRSEFDWHPGMMLEGVTLQTPFMSDLVTMADPTSQYSFLNYAKLNNRLYPFYIRESFFLLRREYNLYCQWVCSQLSNVNFEQTVTHVEFCPQSESYTVSCNTPNGTQHYVTRHIVLGTGPAPYIPDCAVQSNSNNVMHSSDFCHRLDELKAAKRVTVVGAGQSAAEIYHTLLQQAVPQGLQLDWIARSPRYFPLEYTKLTLEMTSPEYVDYFYNLKTEQRDWLNQNQKNLFKGINGDLINDIFDTLYAQSLDGPISTTFKTNSKLTGTQKVGKRLLTEFYHQELEQPFSIETDFLICATGFKYQRPAFLNNIAHQLPQDEQGRYLVSREYAVDSEQKRIFVQNAEQHTHGFVTPDLGMACYRNSIILREILGYSPYQVEQKIAFQNFDLSDVTLSAQQQSSAA; encoded by the coding sequence ATGGATAATCAACCTTACGATTTTATAGCTATTGGCCTTGGCCCATTTAACTTATCTTTAGCGTGTTTAAGTGAACCGCTCGAAGATGTAAAAAGCTTATTTTTAGAACAACGTAGTGAATTTGACTGGCACCCAGGAATGATGCTGGAAGGCGTTACATTACAAACTCCGTTTATGTCGGATTTAGTAACCATGGCAGATCCAACCAGCCAATATAGCTTTTTAAATTATGCCAAATTGAATAATCGGTTATACCCGTTTTATATTCGCGAAAGCTTTTTTTTATTGCGCCGTGAATACAACTTATATTGCCAATGGGTTTGCTCGCAGCTTTCAAATGTTAACTTTGAACAAACAGTCACTCACGTTGAATTTTGCCCGCAAAGTGAGAGTTATACCGTTAGCTGTAACACCCCCAATGGTACGCAACATTATGTGACTCGCCATATTGTTTTGGGCACAGGGCCTGCACCGTATATTCCTGATTGCGCTGTGCAAAGTAACTCAAATAACGTAATGCACAGTAGCGATTTTTGTCATCGGCTTGATGAATTAAAGGCAGCTAAACGGGTTACTGTGGTAGGGGCTGGGCAAAGTGCAGCAGAAATTTACCACACCTTATTGCAGCAAGCAGTACCGCAAGGCTTGCAGTTAGATTGGATAGCACGTTCACCGCGCTATTTTCCGCTTGAGTATACTAAGCTCACCCTTGAAATGACCTCTCCTGAGTATGTAGATTACTTTTATAATTTAAAAACTGAGCAGCGAGATTGGCTCAATCAAAACCAAAAAAACCTATTTAAGGGCATTAACGGCGATTTAATTAACGACATTTTCGACACCCTCTACGCGCAAAGCCTTGATGGGCCAATTTCCACTACATTTAAAACTAACAGCAAGCTGACAGGTACTCAAAAAGTAGGTAAGCGTTTACTGACTGAGTTTTATCATCAGGAGCTTGAGCAGCCCTTTTCAATAGAAACCGACTTTTTAATTTGCGCCACGGGCTTTAAATATCAGCGCCCTGCTTTTTTAAATAATATTGCCCACCAATTACCCCAAGATGAGCAAGGTCGTTATTTAGTAAGCCGTGAATATGCGGTAGATAGCGAACAAAAACGTATTTTTGTACAAAATGCCGAGCAGCATACTCATGGTTTTGTAACACCAGATTTAGGTATGGCTTGCTACCGTAATAGTATTATTTTACGTGAAATTTTAGGTTATTCGCCTTATCAGGTTGAGCAAAAAATTGCTTTTCAAAACTTTGATTTAAGCGATGTAACCCTATCAGCACAACAGCAGAGTAGCGCCGCATGA
- a CDS encoding haloacid dehalogenase type II, with protein sequence MATTLAFDVYGTLINTHGVVSLLENMVGDNAHAFSTTWREKQLEYSFRRGLMQNYVPFSVCTEQALNYACLLHKVSLSDEQKAQLLARYKTLPAFDDVKAGLESLKAQNYRLFAFSNGAASAVNTLLETAGISDYFEGVVSADDIKTFKPNPGVYSHFLREAHSTGANTWLISSNPFDVIGALSHGMRAAWIQRSSEAIFDPWELEPTITACNLHDLKTKLASNNQLFSGQAGVK encoded by the coding sequence ATGGCAACTACACTGGCGTTTGATGTATACGGTACGCTTATAAACACCCATGGCGTGGTGTCGTTACTTGAAAATATGGTTGGCGACAACGCGCATGCATTTTCGACTACTTGGCGTGAAAAACAGCTTGAATACTCGTTTAGACGTGGCTTAATGCAAAACTATGTGCCGTTTTCGGTGTGTACTGAGCAGGCACTTAATTATGCGTGTTTGCTGCACAAGGTGTCATTAAGCGATGAGCAAAAAGCACAGTTGTTAGCGCGATATAAAACCCTACCCGCATTTGATGATGTTAAAGCAGGGCTTGAGAGCTTAAAAGCACAAAACTATCGGTTGTTTGCGTTTTCTAATGGTGCGGCCAGTGCGGTAAATACCTTGCTCGAAACCGCAGGTATAAGTGATTATTTTGAAGGCGTGGTGAGCGCCGATGATATTAAAACCTTTAAACCCAACCCCGGTGTTTATAGTCATTTTTTACGTGAGGCACATTCAACCGGTGCTAATACTTGGTTGATATCGAGTAACCCGTTTGATGTTATAGGGGCGTTATCGCATGGTATGCGTGCTGCGTGGATACAGCGCTCAAGTGAGGCTATTTTTGATCCCTGGGAACTTGAGCCTACAATAACGGCGTGCAATTTACATGATTTAAAAACCAAGCTGGCAAGTAATAACCAGTTATTTAGTGGGCAGGCAGGGGTTAAATAA
- a CDS encoding aspartate aminotransferase family protein — protein MSQSQVLNINTIEKQAVFEQSGLPPQFNLEQFINYQIASLQGLSAVQQAMAKAQKPFSGVSVNALAKVVNDVDLSQPLADFPAVLEELKGVYLDHAVYFHHPRYMAHLNCPVTYPAVVAEHIIAAINTSVDTWDQSAGATLIEQKLIDWTCQKAALPSTADGVFTSGGTQSNLMAMLVAREVAVSRYAPEHQVKLQGLPAVASRFKIYCSEVAHFSIQKAAALLGLGYNAVVPVATNSEMQMDMEALKTAIATSKAQGDLPIAVVITAGTTDFGSIDPIHNIAMLAKEEQLWCHVDGAYGGGLLVSEHHRNALNGIELVDSITIDYHKSFMQPVSCSAFLLSDKRHFSHITLYADYLNPLAEAGNGTPNLVDKSLQTTRRFDALKLWLTLRTTGEAPLGRAFDKVIGLARQTHIVLNDHPDFEVVNYPELSALVFRFAPDDLKHDLDLLDSLNLHVRQTFLQTGEAMVARTKINGRHYLKFTLLNAQCQLSDVRAVIEQISHIAWQTYREIA, from the coding sequence GTGTCTCAATCTCAAGTGTTAAATATTAATACCATTGAAAAACAGGCTGTATTTGAACAAAGCGGCCTGCCCCCACAATTCAATTTAGAGCAGTTCATTAATTATCAAATAGCGTCTTTGCAAGGGCTGTCGGCAGTACAGCAAGCGATGGCTAAAGCCCAAAAGCCATTTTCAGGTGTGTCGGTAAATGCGTTAGCAAAAGTAGTAAACGATGTTGATTTATCACAGCCTTTGGCTGACTTTCCGGCGGTGCTTGAAGAGCTAAAAGGCGTGTATTTAGATCATGCCGTGTATTTTCATCATCCGCGTTATATGGCGCATTTAAACTGCCCTGTAACCTATCCTGCTGTGGTGGCCGAACACATTATTGCCGCTATTAATACCTCGGTAGATACGTGGGATCAAAGTGCAGGCGCGACCTTAATTGAGCAAAAGCTGATTGATTGGACATGCCAAAAAGCGGCATTGCCAAGCACTGCCGATGGGGTATTTACTAGTGGTGGCACACAATCAAACTTAATGGCAATGTTAGTTGCTCGTGAAGTGGCTGTTAGCCGCTATGCGCCAGAACATCAGGTAAAACTTCAGGGCTTACCAGCTGTTGCCTCGCGCTTTAAAATTTACTGCTCTGAGGTGGCGCACTTTAGTATTCAAAAAGCAGCGGCGTTACTGGGCTTAGGTTACAACGCCGTGGTGCCGGTGGCTACAAACAGCGAAATGCAAATGGATATGGAGGCACTTAAAACCGCCATAGCAACAAGCAAAGCGCAAGGTGATTTACCCATTGCAGTGGTTATTACCGCAGGCACAACCGATTTTGGCTCAATCGATCCAATCCATAATATTGCTATGCTAGCTAAAGAAGAGCAGCTATGGTGCCACGTAGATGGCGCTTATGGTGGTGGTTTGTTGGTGAGTGAGCACCATCGCAATGCGCTTAATGGCATTGAGTTGGTTGATTCAATAACGATTGATTATCACAAATCATTTATGCAACCGGTTAGTTGTAGTGCCTTTTTATTAAGCGACAAACGTCATTTTAGCCACATTACTTTATATGCCGATTATTTAAACCCATTAGCAGAGGCCGGAAATGGCACGCCTAATTTGGTAGATAAAAGCCTACAAACCACTCGCCGTTTTGATGCCTTAAAGTTATGGCTAACACTGCGCACCACTGGAGAAGCACCACTTGGCCGTGCGTTCGATAAAGTTATTGGTCTTGCGCGCCAAACGCATATTGTACTTAACGACCATCCCGACTTTGAAGTAGTTAACTACCCCGAGCTTAGTGCCTTGGTATTTAGATTTGCCCCTGATGACTTAAAACATGACCTTGATTTACTCGACTCTTTAAACCTGCATGTACGACAAACGTTTTTACAAACCGGTGAAGCCATGGTTGCCCGTACAAAAATAAATGGCCGCCATTATCTTAAATTTACATTGCTTAATGCGCAGTGCCAATTATCTGATGTACGCGCTGTTATTGAGCAAATTAGCCACATTGCATGGCAAACTTATAGGGAAATTGCATAA
- a CDS encoding MFS transporter, whose product MSLRLALILLTVISVVCDTLLLPFYPQFFASEFAISNATLIGLFVANCCITVMLALPLWAKVAKKYNELALWLVTQVVAAGFGLLCYFATNVWEFWIYYQLMLVLKASYLLIYPFALRLEQQTKHLSIIGLFSVLMHFGAIGGALIGGYFFSLAEPRYALLLSSAGDLVQVLLCAYLMYSLKTGIYQQAIATEKPRERIPYFIWQFCFLSVVVYFSAFLIRPFFTTHWQALNAQSSTLQSAVVYAVPAFAALVMLVFNHFRQHLPLPTLSRTSTLLCALILGALGLYLQAQESVGLVILSRVLYGFALFQVMVLLEVMLFAKSEPAHYGSDFAKVHIAQNIGVILASLLVGMSVEHLSTTVVFYFAAIGFASLAFILLWRVKAVARTARSAS is encoded by the coding sequence ATGAGTCTTCGTTTAGCGCTAATTTTGCTGACGGTTATTTCGGTGGTATGCGATACCTTGCTGCTACCGTTTTATCCGCAATTTTTTGCTAGTGAATTTGCTATTAGTAACGCCACGTTAATCGGCCTCTTTGTGGCTAACTGTTGTATTACTGTGATGCTGGCTTTGCCGCTATGGGCTAAGGTCGCTAAAAAATACAATGAATTGGCTTTATGGTTAGTAACCCAAGTAGTAGCCGCTGGTTTTGGCCTGCTTTGCTACTTTGCGACCAATGTATGGGAGTTTTGGATTTACTACCAACTAATGTTGGTGCTAAAGGCAAGCTACCTACTTATATACCCATTTGCACTGCGATTGGAGCAACAAACTAAGCATTTATCTATTATTGGTTTGTTTTCTGTATTGATGCATTTTGGTGCGATTGGTGGTGCTTTAATTGGTGGTTATTTCTTTAGTTTAGCAGAGCCACGCTATGCGTTATTACTCAGTAGTGCCGGTGACCTAGTTCAGGTTTTATTATGCGCCTACTTAATGTATTCATTAAAAACAGGTATTTATCAGCAAGCAATAGCGACTGAAAAACCGCGAGAACGTATTCCCTATTTTATTTGGCAATTTTGCTTTTTAAGTGTGGTGGTTTATTTTAGCGCGTTTTTAATTCGTCCCTTCTTTACTACTCATTGGCAAGCATTAAACGCACAAAGCAGTACGTTGCAAAGCGCTGTTGTATACGCCGTTCCTGCCTTTGCCGCGCTTGTTATGCTGGTTTTTAACCATTTCAGGCAGCATTTACCACTGCCAACATTAAGCCGCACTAGCACTTTGTTATGTGCACTTATTTTAGGGGCGCTTGGGCTTTATTTACAAGCGCAGGAGTCGGTTGGGTTAGTGATTTTATCACGTGTTTTATATGGTTTTGCGCTATTTCAAGTGATGGTACTGCTAGAGGTAATGCTATTTGCTAAAAGTGAGCCTGCACATTACGGCAGCGACTTTGCCAAAGTGCACATTGCTCAAAATATCGGGGTTATTTTAGCGTCGTTACTAGTGGGTATGAGCGTAGAGCATCTTTCAACAACGGTTGTGTTTTACTTTGCTGCCATTGGCTTTGCAAGCCTTGCCTTTATTTTGCTTTGGCGGGTTAAGGCTGTTGCTCGAACTGCGCGTTCAGCGTCTTAG
- a CDS encoding GNAT family N-acetyltransferase, translated as MYFSSFVTTLQHTGKVTMRLLQQTDMPTVCDWLKQPYAHFWGMQQQTEQQITKAYQDIIDTPHHQAYVIEQNNNLLALVELYSPEHESLMKAAYEVEPNDVGMHILLAPNTAPKRHFSFEMMQCVLQSIFAQNSAARVVVEPDIANSKIHTLNKRLGFVHTQQIQLGEKAAYLGFCNKAAFDRHSQLFTDSLAPLQTDYVIQPHWQWANRHLQAKALTELVHERLLAAETTKQGFKVNVEGGYFIFNGRAMALNHIDIDEPSLCFYNLNEELQPLDVLHFFSMQGPALGLTGKRLATYLEELNATLASACFKRENNTLTAAQLANLGLQKIEAAMSEGHPAFVANNGRIGFSKADFLRYAPEVGKPFKVLWLAAHKAVCDFAHSEYFADYPSHISDELDLTSRDAFNKALKAQNLNPDDYLLIPAHPWQYQHKLSVVFANELANQRLVYLGEGDDLYQAQQSIRTLYNCSHPHKPYLKVALSILNMGFMRGLSRAYMAVTPAINDWVFEKVSQDQQLAGANFTALREYATLGYAHHTFEQSALGDTPYRKMFACLWRENPNHNLNSDEQLTTMAALLHLDNNGQSLVGEWIAQSGLSTQQWLRAYFNAYLIPLVHCFFAHKLVFMPHGENLILKLKNSVPVGAYMKDIGEEVALLNSTEVLPAGVERIHVSMPKELELLSIFTDVFDCFFRYLVAILVREERITEHDFWQCVTQSVKAYQHANPALNERFKEYDFFSDEFAHSCLNRLQLGNNEQMVDLTDPAGSLQFAGNLNNPVSAKLYG; from the coding sequence ATGTATTTTTCATCTTTTGTAACCACCCTACAGCATACCGGCAAAGTGACGATGCGGTTATTACAGCAAACAGATATGCCAACAGTTTGCGATTGGCTTAAGCAACCGTATGCGCACTTTTGGGGGATGCAGCAGCAAACCGAGCAACAAATAACTAAAGCGTATCAAGATATTATTGATACGCCTCATCATCAGGCATACGTGATCGAGCAAAATAATAACCTATTGGCTTTAGTTGAGCTTTATAGCCCTGAGCACGAAAGCTTAATGAAAGCGGCGTACGAGGTGGAACCTAATGATGTGGGTATGCATATTTTATTAGCGCCTAACACGGCACCTAAGCGCCATTTTAGTTTTGAAATGATGCAGTGCGTGCTGCAAAGTATTTTTGCTCAAAACAGTGCCGCCCGTGTTGTGGTTGAGCCCGACATTGCTAATAGTAAAATTCATACTTTAAATAAACGTTTGGGATTTGTTCACACCCAGCAAATTCAACTAGGCGAAAAAGCCGCTTATTTAGGCTTTTGTAATAAAGCAGCCTTTGATAGGCACAGCCAACTATTTACTGATTCGTTAGCACCTTTGCAAACTGATTACGTGATACAGCCACATTGGCAATGGGCAAATCGGCATTTACAAGCTAAAGCACTAACCGAGCTAGTGCACGAGCGTTTATTGGCCGCAGAGACAACAAAGCAAGGCTTTAAAGTGAATGTTGAAGGCGGTTACTTTATTTTTAATGGCCGTGCTATGGCACTGAATCATATAGATATAGACGAGCCAAGCTTATGCTTTTACAACCTTAACGAAGAGCTGCAGCCGCTAGATGTGTTGCACTTTTTTAGTATGCAAGGGCCTGCGCTAGGTTTAACGGGTAAGCGCCTTGCCACCTACCTTGAAGAGCTAAATGCTACTTTAGCCAGTGCGTGCTTTAAACGTGAAAATAACACTTTAACAGCGGCGCAGTTAGCTAATTTAGGGCTGCAAAAAATAGAAGCCGCAATGAGCGAAGGTCACCCTGCCTTTGTTGCTAATAATGGCCGCATTGGTTTTAGTAAAGCTGACTTTTTACGTTATGCGCCAGAAGTAGGCAAACCGTTTAAAGTACTGTGGTTAGCAGCGCATAAAGCGGTATGCGACTTTGCCCATAGTGAATACTTTGCCGATTACCCAAGCCATATAAGTGATGAGCTAGATTTAACCTCCCGAGATGCTTTTAACAAAGCGCTAAAAGCTCAAAACCTAAACCCCGATGATTACTTACTTATTCCTGCTCACCCTTGGCAGTACCAACACAAATTGAGTGTGGTATTTGCAAATGAGTTGGCAAATCAGCGATTAGTGTATTTAGGTGAAGGTGACGATTTATATCAAGCGCAACAATCAATTCGTACCTTATATAATTGCTCGCACCCGCATAAGCCGTATTTAAAAGTGGCGTTGTCGATTTTAAATATGGGATTTATGCGTGGCCTATCGCGTGCTTACATGGCGGTGACTCCTGCCATTAACGATTGGGTATTTGAAAAGGTTAGCCAAGATCAACAACTCGCAGGCGCTAATTTTACAGCGCTTAGAGAATACGCCACCTTAGGTTATGCCCATCATACGTTTGAGCAAAGCGCGCTGGGAGATACACCCTATCGTAAAATGTTTGCCTGCTTATGGCGAGAAAACCCAAACCATAATTTAAATAGTGATGAACAACTGACCACTATGGCAGCGTTATTACACTTAGATAATAATGGCCAAAGTTTAGTGGGCGAATGGATAGCGCAAAGTGGTTTGAGCACGCAGCAGTGGTTACGTGCCTACTTTAATGCCTATTTAATTCCGCTAGTACATTGTTTTTTCGCGCATAAATTAGTGTTTATGCCTCACGGCGAAAACCTCATTTTAAAGCTTAAAAATTCGGTGCCTGTGGGCGCATATATGAAAGACATAGGTGAAGAGGTTGCCTTACTTAATAGCACTGAAGTATTGCCTGCAGGGGTTGAACGTATTCATGTTTCTATGCCTAAAGAACTTGAGCTATTAAGTATATTTACCGATGTATTTGACTGTTTCTTTAGATACTTAGTGGCAATTTTAGTGCGAGAAGAGCGTATTACAGAGCATGACTTTTGGCAGTGTGTTACGCAAAGTGTTAAAGCATATCAACATGCTAATCCTGCTTTAAATGAGCGATTTAAAGAGTATGACTTTTTTAGTGATGAGTTTGCTCACTCTTGTTTAAACCGCTTACAGCTGGGTAATAATGAGCAAATGGTTGATTTAACGGATCCGGCAGGTAGTTTGCAGTTTGCTGGTAACTTAAACAACCCCGTATCGGCAAAGCTGTATGGCTAA
- a CDS encoding GyrI-like domain-containing protein — translation MEVKQLASQTLIGLKVRTCNANEMNAGTANIAELWQKFGEKFANSLTQNTKVYGVYTNYESDLTGDFDVIACCDNLSIKLPEAKKVTTQAGRYLVFKGEGEMPDAVIDLWGEIWQYFSSDDCRYARTYTSDFEYYKSSNEIEIAIAIKD, via the coding sequence ATGGAAGTAAAGCAACTAGCTAGTCAGACCTTAATCGGCTTAAAAGTAAGAACCTGCAACGCCAATGAAATGAACGCTGGCACTGCAAATATAGCTGAACTTTGGCAAAAATTTGGTGAAAAGTTTGCCAACAGCCTCACCCAAAACACCAAAGTGTATGGTGTGTATACTAATTACGAAAGCGATCTCACAGGCGATTTTGACGTAATTGCCTGCTGCGATAATTTATCAATTAAACTCCCTGAAGCTAAAAAAGTAACCACCCAAGCGGGGCGTTATTTGGTATTTAAAGGTGAGGGTGAAATGCCCGATGCAGTAATAGATTTATGGGGCGAAATTTGGCAATACTTCAGCTCAGACGATTGCCGTTATGCCCGCACCTACACTAGCGACTTTGAGTACTATAAAAGCAGTAACGAAATAGAAATTGCCATTGCAATTAAAGACTAA
- a CDS encoding substrate-binding domain-containing protein: MFFIKPKFIYSSCSIYKPKISFSLFFVLLCLPFFANAQFVIGIVGKTKNDSFYIQAYKGCTEFAKSQPDVTCKYDGPDDYQDIRTQALIINDMMKSGIDGLLVSISDSDYLVERALKDLFEKNIPVITFDSDLLAKDHQYRLAYVGTDNFDFGVALGNQLKNLVSEENKRICIQSGHPTAPNLNKRIAGVRFALSGQSSQRLSGENGWSEYNRCPLYSLGKRGASLEQVKSLTKMEKPPAFVAVAGFAQFNTEYINLMTPYKHKLDSKELVIVSADTEKIQLDALSKGLSSSNVGQNPYEMGRLSAQLMYDVIKHNIKPAEAFYFLDFHYCQQSNAQTCTVNY, encoded by the coding sequence TTGTTTTTTATTAAACCTAAGTTTATTTACAGCTCTTGTTCTATTTACAAACCTAAAATATCGTTTTCATTATTTTTTGTGCTGCTGTGTTTGCCATTTTTTGCAAATGCTCAATTTGTCATTGGCATAGTAGGAAAAACTAAAAACGATAGCTTTTATATTCAGGCGTACAAAGGGTGTACCGAGTTTGCAAAGTCACAGCCTGACGTTACCTGTAAGTATGATGGGCCTGATGATTATCAAGATATTCGAACCCAAGCTTTAATTATTAATGACATGATGAAAAGTGGGATTGATGGTTTATTAGTATCAATATCAGATTCTGATTATTTGGTAGAGAGAGCCCTTAAAGATTTATTTGAAAAAAACATTCCTGTTATTACTTTTGACTCAGATTTATTAGCAAAAGATCACCAGTACAGGCTGGCTTACGTTGGCACTGATAATTTTGACTTTGGTGTTGCGTTAGGCAATCAATTAAAGAATTTAGTAAGTGAAGAAAATAAGCGTATTTGTATTCAATCTGGCCATCCTACTGCACCAAACTTAAATAAAAGAATCGCAGGTGTTAGGTTTGCGCTTTCTGGGCAAAGTAGTCAGCGCTTGTCGGGTGAAAATGGCTGGAGCGAGTATAACCGCTGCCCTCTTTATAGTTTAGGAAAAAGGGGGGCCTCCTTAGAGCAAGTAAAAAGCCTTACTAAGATGGAAAAGCCTCCTGCGTTTGTTGCTGTTGCTGGTTTTGCGCAATTTAATACTGAGTATATAAACTTGATGACACCCTACAAACATAAACTTGATTCAAAAGAACTTGTTATTGTTTCAGCAGATACCGAAAAAATACAATTAGACGCGCTTAGCAAAGGGCTATCTTCATCAAACGTTGGTCAAAATCCATATGAAATGGGGCGACTCAGTGCGCAGTTAATGTATGACGTAATTAAGCATAATATAAAGCCTGCTGAAGCGTTTTATTTTTTAGACTTTCATTACTGCCAACAAAGCAACGCCCAAACATGTACTGTAAATTATTAA